From the genome of Ectobacillus sp. JY-23, one region includes:
- a CDS encoding ATP-binding protein produces MKHMRIMPDSRLENGRVEHFAQSLCSYRSMLERFNKETKRLDANFFSWEIMLEPKNTSFHITLPTDAERIVQKAVHSSWPQVTVQEQEDILHTFTPTLTSVMEMRHHYFLAMRVDRRGNWLNSLLEVLNIMQEGDKVVIQVFSEPAFHDWYVPATDAYTQFKKGSMPQRLRFTKKDMVQSTVKAAAYVTFGAISIVTEILTGEEPEKVDLSAGERGMILRDGPLRPETVQKTRGDAYDVSIRIGIQSPNTKQAHLLNRAVSTAFREFDGDNQLQNRITNTKKTFSLMKERRKGLKLASDYMSIPEIARLFTLPPLSLQEKYHIPGIKLQETEVAATLFEGGLLLGEQTHRGETKQVYMPTTNWDELCLPVCAIGGMGQGKTDGFGANRVVEAVRNGFGAMFIDPAKHQVSEQVKKVLQPDQYEIINIKHLKPSFDWCEAQYSEYGKGLLADAVLSFFEDSLEDSVQTERYLRAFIMGMQTAKLNEIFRIMEDMNYLEEVAEKLPDGMHKTTLMQFSKESENMRMKIVKPIYNRMDMIMGDSFMMECFHSDVSLDFVKLLSQKKAIIIDVAKKDGLTPKQINLIGNLIMTKVNLAMQMRKEEDQFPFFVLIDEPHQFNRSAKLWESMAVESRKWRVGFVWLFHYWDQLPKQAQSAVKNALPHYHLYPTSKETWLKFKEEIAPFDLADCFNLKRFHAINILRIGGESTKPFVAHMAAPPIMRLKRKC; encoded by the coding sequence ATGAAGCATATGCGGATCATGCCGGATAGCCGCTTAGAAAACGGAAGGGTAGAACATTTTGCACAGTCCTTATGCAGTTACCGCTCCATGTTGGAACGTTTTAATAAGGAAACAAAACGCTTAGATGCCAATTTCTTTTCATGGGAAATTATGCTTGAGCCAAAGAACACCAGCTTTCATATTACGTTACCAACAGATGCGGAACGAATTGTACAAAAAGCGGTTCATTCTTCTTGGCCACAAGTGACTGTGCAAGAGCAGGAAGATATTCTGCATACTTTTACACCCACACTCACATCGGTTATGGAGATGAGACACCATTATTTCTTAGCGATGCGTGTAGATCGGAGGGGCAACTGGTTAAATTCGTTACTTGAGGTCCTGAACATCATGCAAGAAGGTGACAAAGTCGTCATTCAAGTGTTCAGTGAGCCAGCGTTTCATGATTGGTACGTGCCAGCAACGGATGCTTACACGCAGTTTAAAAAAGGAAGTATGCCCCAGCGCCTGCGTTTCACAAAAAAGGATATGGTGCAGTCAACGGTGAAAGCAGCTGCTTATGTTACGTTTGGTGCCATATCTATCGTAACAGAGATACTCACAGGGGAAGAACCGGAAAAGGTGGATTTATCCGCAGGCGAACGTGGGATGATTCTTAGAGACGGTCCCTTACGTCCGGAGACTGTCCAGAAGACACGAGGAGACGCATATGACGTGAGTATTAGGATTGGTATCCAAAGCCCAAATACGAAGCAAGCGCACCTGTTAAATCGCGCTGTTAGTACAGCATTCCGAGAGTTTGATGGAGATAACCAATTACAGAACCGTATCACGAACACAAAAAAGACATTCTCTCTAATGAAAGAACGTCGCAAAGGGTTGAAGCTAGCGTCTGATTACATGTCTATTCCGGAAATAGCCCGATTATTCACATTGCCGCCATTATCTCTACAAGAAAAGTATCATATCCCAGGCATTAAGCTCCAGGAGACAGAGGTGGCAGCTACATTATTTGAAGGTGGTTTACTTCTTGGTGAACAAACACACCGTGGTGAGACTAAACAAGTGTATATGCCGACAACAAATTGGGATGAACTTTGCCTGCCGGTCTGTGCGATCGGTGGCATGGGGCAAGGGAAAACAGATGGCTTTGGGGCAAATCGTGTAGTAGAAGCGGTGAGAAATGGATTTGGCGCCATGTTCATCGACCCAGCTAAACATCAGGTGAGCGAACAGGTGAAGAAGGTATTACAACCGGACCAATATGAAATTATCAATATCAAACACTTAAAACCTTCTTTTGATTGGTGTGAGGCACAGTACAGTGAGTATGGGAAGGGGCTACTCGCTGATGCAGTTCTTTCCTTCTTTGAAGATTCATTGGAAGATAGCGTGCAAACAGAGCGGTATTTACGGGCGTTTATCATGGGTATGCAGACCGCCAAACTTAACGAGATATTCCGTATCATGGAGGACATGAACTACCTGGAGGAGGTTGCTGAGAAGCTTCCAGACGGGATGCACAAAACCACACTCATGCAGTTTTCTAAAGAAAGTGAGAACATGCGGATGAAGATTGTAAAGCCTATCTATAACCGCATGGATATGATTATGGGAGATTCTTTTATGATGGAATGTTTCCATAGTGATGTATCACTTGACTTCGTGAAACTACTTAGTCAAAAGAAAGCAATCATTATTGATGTGGCTAAAAAGGATGGACTCACGCCGAAACAAATCAATCTGATTGGTAATCTCATCATGACTAAGGTGAACCTGGCAATGCAAATGAGGAAAGAAGAAGATCAGTTTCCGTTCTTTGTACTGATTGATGAACCGCACCAATTTAACCGAAGTGCGAAGCTATGGGAGAGTATGGCGGTAGAAAGTCGGAAATGGCGTGTGGGGTTCGTGTGGCTGTTTCATTACTGGGATCAGCTGCCGAAGCAAGCACAAAGCGCAGTGAAAAACGCATTGCCGCATTATCATTTGTATCCAACATCAAAAGAAACCTGGCTAAAGTTTAAAGAAGAGATCGCACCGTTTGATTTGGCGGACTGTTTCAATTTAAAGAGATTCCATGCAATTAATATCCTGCGTATTGGTGGAGAGTCTACTAAGCCATTTGTCGCACATATGGCAGCTCCGCCTATTATGAGGTTAAAAAGAAAATGCTGA
- a CDS encoding GNAT family N-acetyltransferase has product MVKIIIKSLENINLQEFTICFNDAFSDYIIPFKVSPHYLAERFTGAGVHYNLSFGVFSEDKQVAFIMHGIEEHNGEKIAFDIGTGVIPSYRGKRLVAQIYNHAIPILKQHNVQKCLLEVIQTNEKAIKAYNNLGFQIKRELSCFKGSIRIDLPPSTTPEHICITTVSPNKFDWSIVHAFWNFEPSWEQSVQAILRNPHLYDVITISEQNTICGYAVIDSKQGRILQFGVLKEKRNQGFGHSLFQWIGKRHSIISINNVDKYDIESIRFLKKIGLNIHIEQYEMEKTL; this is encoded by the coding sequence GTGGTTAAAATAATTATTAAAAGTCTTGAGAACATAAATTTGCAAGAGTTTACAATTTGCTTTAATGACGCTTTCTCTGATTATATAATTCCGTTTAAAGTATCTCCGCATTATTTAGCTGAAAGATTCACAGGTGCAGGGGTTCATTATAATTTATCATTTGGTGTATTCAGTGAAGATAAGCAGGTAGCCTTTATTATGCACGGAATTGAAGAACACAATGGTGAAAAAATAGCTTTCGATATTGGTACAGGAGTTATTCCCTCATATAGAGGTAAGCGTCTTGTGGCACAAATCTATAATCATGCTATTCCTATTCTGAAACAACATAATGTTCAAAAATGCTTATTAGAAGTTATCCAGACGAATGAAAAAGCTATTAAGGCTTATAACAATTTAGGGTTTCAGATAAAGCGAGAACTTTCCTGTTTCAAAGGTAGTATTCGGATTGATCTACCCCCCTCCACTACTCCTGAACATATATGTATAACCACTGTTAGTCCAAACAAATTTGATTGGAGCATAGTGCATGCTTTTTGGAACTTTGAACCCTCTTGGGAACAATCTGTTCAGGCTATATTACGTAATCCACACTTATATGATGTGATTACGATAAGTGAACAAAATACTATATGTGGATATGCTGTAATCGATTCAAAACAAGGGAGGATCCTCCAATTTGGTGTCCTTAAGGAAAAAAGAAACCAAGGCTTTGGTCACTCTTTATTTCAATGGATTGGGAAAAGACATTCAATAATCTCGATCAACAATGTAGACAAGTACGATATAGAGTCTATACGTTTCCTAAAAAAGATAGGTCTCAATATACACATCGAACAATATGAAATGGAGAAAACTTTATAA
- a CDS encoding helix-turn-helix transcriptional regulator has translation MNKEEVITHMAQYIKLVRIESGYTQEKMAEILGISKKTLVQIEKGRISPAWYTVVTICALFRDSEILRIQFGDDALDTLTNLARQHVEYRKERTMGGKVWWKEIQRMSSFRLQQNIISQHYRILDDDDYRWYSTFDKTEATKKLTKLCQGSE, from the coding sequence ATGAATAAAGAGGAAGTTATTACTCATATGGCACAATATATCAAGTTGGTACGAATTGAAAGTGGTTATACACAAGAAAAAATGGCTGAAATTTTAGGGATTTCTAAGAAAACCCTTGTACAAATTGAAAAAGGTCGTATATCACCGGCGTGGTATACGGTTGTAACTATTTGTGCATTATTTCGCGACAGCGAGATTTTACGCATTCAATTTGGTGATGATGCACTTGATACCTTAACAAATCTTGCACGGCAACATGTAGAGTATAGAAAAGAACGAACAATGGGCGGTAAAGTATGGTGGAAAGAGATTCAAAGAATGAGTTCGTTTCGATTGCAACAAAATATAATCAGTCAACATTATCGCATTTTAGATGATGATGATTATCGATGGTATAGTACATTTGATAAGACAGAAGCGACAAAGAAATTGACAAAATTGTGTCAAGGAAGTGAATAG
- a CDS encoding SCO family protein, translated as MMRTRILGVLAILLVITGCTGAKIRDPLNWKTESFQYINQEGKPFGSKDLKGKVWIASFIFTSCTTVCPPMTANVARLQKMTAEKNLDVEFVSFSVDPTVDTPEAMRSFGDKFAADYSNWNFLTGYTQQEIEAFAKKNFKSFIKKPEGEDQVIHQTSFFLVSDGVVMKKYSGLENTPYEEILRDIERLTQ; from the coding sequence ATGATGCGTACAAGGATATTAGGGGTGCTTGCTATTCTGCTTGTCATCACAGGATGTACAGGTGCGAAAATTCGTGATCCATTAAATTGGAAAACAGAATCGTTTCAATACATAAATCAAGAGGGGAAACCGTTCGGCTCTAAAGATTTAAAAGGCAAGGTTTGGATTGCCAGCTTTATCTTTACCAGCTGCACCACTGTTTGTCCGCCAATGACAGCAAATGTGGCCCGTTTGCAAAAAATGACTGCTGAAAAAAACTTAGACGTTGAGTTTGTTTCGTTCAGTGTAGATCCTACGGTTGATACACCCGAGGCGATGCGATCATTTGGTGATAAATTTGCGGCTGATTATAGCAATTGGAACTTTTTGACCGGCTACACACAACAAGAAATTGAGGCTTTTGCAAAGAAAAATTTTAAATCATTTATTAAAAAGCCAGAAGGGGAAGATCAAGTTATTCATCAGACCTCCTTTTTTCTTGTCAGCGATGGAGTTGTCATGAAAAAGTACAGCGGGCTGGAAAATACACCGTATGAAGAAATATTGCGTGATATAGAGCGCTTGACGCAGTAA